The following are encoded in a window of Pectinophora gossypiella chromosome 8, ilPecGoss1.1, whole genome shotgun sequence genomic DNA:
- the LOC126368808 gene encoding L-xylulose reductase-like yields the protein MEISFKGKRILVTGAGQGIGRGIAVELWRAGADVVALSKTRANLEALQSEYPSIDIVDVDIGNWEKTRQVVESLGHFDALVNNAAYASCEPFLECTTAEFDRHFNVNVKAVLNVSQIVARKMVENKTHGAIVNISSQASKAALKDHTIYSASKAALDAMTRAMALELGPHGIRVNAVNPTVIMTEMGKVGWSDPAKANEMLSKIPLRRFGEVKEVVDAVVFLLSERSSMINGVELPIDGGFLAT from the exons aTGGAAATTTCATTCAAAGGCAAGAGAATACTGGTGACTGGGGCAGGACAag GCATCGGCCGAGGTATTGCTGTGGAGTTATGGCGTGCAGGCGCAGATGTTGTCGCTCTCTCTAAAACTAGGGCTAACCTGGAGGCCCTGCAGAGCGAATATCCCTCTATTGACATTGTGGACGTAGACATAGGCAACTGGGAGAAGACTAGACAAGTTGTTGAATCTCTGGGACACTTCGACGCCTTGGTCAACAATGCTGCTTATGCCAGCTGTGAACCCTTCCTGGAATGCACCACAGCTGAATTTGACAG ACATTTTAATGTCAACGTTAAAGCAGTCTTGAATGTCAGCCAAATAGTAGCAAGAAAAATGGTTGAGAACAAAACACATGGTGCCATTGTAAACATATCGTCACAAGCTTCTAAG GCTGCACTTAAGGACCACACCATCTACAGTGCCTCAAAAGCTGCTCTTGATGCCATGACACGTGCTATGGCTTTGGAATTGGGACCTCATGGAATTAGAGTAAATGCTGTCAATCCGACTGTTATTATGACAGAGATGGGCAAAGTAGGGTGGTCAGATCCTGCCAAAGCTAATGAAATGTTATCAAAAATCCCCCTTAGAAG ATTTGGTGAAGTAAAGGAAGTGGTAGATGCGGTGGTCTTCCTACTAAGTGAGAGATCCAGTATGATCAATGGTGTTGAGCTGCCCATTGATGGAGGTTTCCTTGCCACATAG
- the LOC126368809 gene encoding D-erythrulose reductase-like, whose amino-acid sequence MDKYFKGKRILVTGGCQGIGRGIVVELWRQGANVVTLSNQPENLKNLKMEYPSIEVVSVDLRDWDKTAAVVDSLGVFDALVNNAGVAIIEPFLQCKPSSFDETMTVNAKAILNVSQIVAKKMIENGIKGSIVNISSQASKAALQDHIAYCASKGAVDAMTRVMALELGPLGIRVNAVNPTVIMTDMGRKVWSEPAKSQPMLAKIPLGRFGEVPEVVNTVLFLLSDGSSMISGVELPVDGGFLAT is encoded by the exons AtggataaatattttaaaggaaAACGAATTTTGGTAACTGGAGGATGTCAAG gcATTGGTCGCGGCATAGTTGTAGAGTTATGGAGGCAAGGTGCGAACGTGGTTACTCTATCGAACCAACCAGAAAACCTGAAAAATCTTAAAATGGAATATCCGTCGATAGAAGTGGTGTCTGTAGACCTGAGAGACTGGGATAAAACGGCTGCTGTAGTAGATTCCTTGGGAGTCTTCGACGCTTTAGTTAACAATGCTGGCGTTGCTATTATCGAACCGTTCCTGCAATGCAAACCCAGCAGTTTTGATGA GACAATGACTGTTAACGCCAAAGCCATTCTTAATGTAAGCCAAATAGTCGCAAAGAAGATGATAGAAAACGGCATTAAGGGTTCCATCGTCAATATTTCTTCCCAAGCTTCAAAA gcAGCTCTTCAAGATCACATAGCTTACTGTGCGTCCAAAGGCGCGGTTGACGCTATGACGCGAGTGATGGCGCTAGAGTTGGGCCCGCTCGGCATCCGCGTGAATGCTGTCAACCCGACGGTCATTATGACCGACATGGGGCGCAAGGTGTGGTCTGAACCCGCTAAGTCGCAGCCAATGTTGGCCAAGATACCGCTCGGGAG ATTCGGTGAAGTGCCAGAGGTAGTGAACACAGTTCTGTTTCTACTCAGCGATGGTTCAAGCATGATCAGTGGAGTCGAACTGCCCGTCGACGGAGGATTCCTTgccacataa